One Streptomyces hundungensis DNA segment encodes these proteins:
- the lysS gene encoding lysine--tRNA ligase: protein MPTVAQSSTETDWVSRFADDVIAESERRAPGAAKSPAEAPVVVVASGLSPSGPIHLGNLREVMTPHLVADEIRRRGYTVRHLISWDDYDRYRKVPNGVPGVDESWNEHIGRPLTSVPAPVGSSYPNWAEHFKAAMIEALAELGVEYDGISQTEQYTSGVYREQVLHAMKHRGDIDAILAQYRTKKAPGKKAQKPLDEAEVEAAEGSGAAAEDDGTGSTGYFPYKPYCGGCGKDFTVVTAYDDDTTELTYTCSACAFSETVRLSEFNRGKLVWKVDWPMRWAYEGVVFEPSGVDHSSPGSSFQVGGQIVSIFDGVQPIGPMYAFVGISGMAKMSSSKGGVPTAADALQIMEPQLLRWLYARRRPNQSFKIAFDQEIQRLYDEWDKLEAKVADGSALPADAAAHSRAARTASGELPRTARPLPYRTLASVVDVTAGHEDQTLRILSELDPANPVTSLDEVRPRLDRAENWITTQVPADQRTLVREEPDTELLASLDAEARESLRLLVEGLDSHWSLDGLTTLVYGVPKVMAGLAPDAKPTPELKVAQRSFFALLYKLLVSRETGPRLPTLLLAVGAERVRKLLAA, encoded by the coding sequence GTGCCGACCGTGGCTCAGAGCAGCACCGAGACCGACTGGGTCTCCCGTTTCGCGGACGATGTCATCGCCGAGTCGGAGCGACGTGCGCCTGGCGCTGCGAAATCTCCCGCCGAGGCCCCGGTGGTCGTCGTCGCGTCCGGCCTGTCCCCCTCCGGCCCGATCCACCTGGGCAATCTGCGCGAGGTCATGACCCCGCACCTGGTCGCCGACGAGATCCGCCGCCGCGGCTACACCGTCCGCCACCTGATCTCCTGGGACGACTACGACCGGTACCGCAAGGTCCCGAACGGCGTCCCCGGCGTGGACGAGTCGTGGAACGAGCACATCGGCCGCCCGCTGACCTCGGTCCCCGCGCCCGTCGGTTCCTCGTACCCGAACTGGGCCGAGCACTTCAAGGCCGCCATGATCGAGGCCCTGGCCGAGCTGGGCGTCGAGTACGACGGCATCAGCCAGACCGAGCAGTACACCTCGGGCGTCTACCGCGAGCAGGTGCTGCACGCGATGAAGCACCGGGGCGACATCGACGCGATCCTGGCGCAGTACCGGACCAAGAAGGCCCCGGGCAAGAAGGCGCAGAAGCCGCTGGACGAGGCCGAGGTGGAGGCCGCCGAGGGCTCCGGCGCCGCGGCCGAGGACGACGGCACCGGCTCGACGGGCTACTTCCCGTACAAGCCGTACTGCGGCGGCTGCGGCAAGGACTTCACGGTGGTGACGGCCTATGACGACGACACCACCGAGCTGACCTACACCTGCTCCGCGTGCGCCTTCTCGGAGACCGTCCGGCTCAGCGAGTTCAACCGCGGCAAGCTGGTCTGGAAGGTCGACTGGCCGATGCGCTGGGCGTACGAGGGCGTGGTCTTCGAGCCGTCCGGCGTCGACCACTCCTCGCCGGGCTCCTCGTTCCAGGTCGGCGGCCAGATCGTGTCGATCTTCGACGGCGTGCAGCCGATCGGCCCGATGTACGCCTTCGTCGGCATCAGCGGCATGGCCAAGATGTCGTCGTCGAAGGGCGGGGTGCCGACCGCGGCCGACGCGTTGCAGATCATGGAGCCGCAGCTCCTGCGCTGGCTGTACGCGCGCCGCCGGCCCAACCAGTCCTTCAAGATCGCCTTCGACCAGGAGATCCAGCGGCTCTACGACGAGTGGGACAAGCTGGAGGCCAAGGTCGCCGACGGCTCGGCGCTGCCCGCCGACGCGGCCGCCCACTCCCGCGCCGCCCGCACCGCCTCCGGTGAACTCCCGCGCACGGCACGCCCGTTGCCGTACCGCACGCTGGCCTCGGTGGTGGACGTCACCGCGGGTCACGAGGACCAGACGCTGCGCATCCTCAGCGAGCTGGACCCGGCCAACCCGGTCACCTCGCTCGACGAGGTGCGCCCGCGCCTGGACCGCGCCGAGAACTGGATCACCACCCAGGTCCCGGCCGACCAGCGCACCCTGGTCCGCGAGGAGCCCGACACCGAGCTGCTCGCCTCGCTGGACGCCGAGGCCCGCGAATCGCTGCGCCTGCTCGTCGAGGGCCTGGACTCGCACTGGTCGCTCGACGGGCTCACCACGCTCGTCTACGGCGTGCCGAAGGTGATGGCGGGCCTGGCGCCGGACGCCAAGCCGACGCCCGAGCTGAAGGTGGCCCAGCGCTCGTTCTTCGCGCTGCTCTACAAGCTCCTGGTGAGCCGTGAGACGGGCCCGCGCCTGCCCACCCTGCTGCTCGCTGTGGGCGCGGAGCGGGTGCGCAAGCTGCTCGCCGCCTGA
- a CDS encoding DUF2637 domain-containing protein, whose protein sequence is MAATQLTRTHRILIGVVVAGAVVIAGIGFAGSYAAVRELALHKGFGNFSYVFPVGVDAGICVLLALDLLLTWMRIPFPLLRQTAWLLTAATIAFNGAAAWPDPLGVGMHAVIPVLFVVSVEAARHAVGRIADITADKHMEGVRLTRWLLSPIPTFRLWRRMKLWELRSYEQVIKLEQDRLVYRARLQAVYGRAWRRKAPVESLMPLRLAKFGVPLAETAPAGLAAAGIEPVLLPPPPVAARPEPQPELPPVHAHAGPEEPPLQARQQARQAQEPWPEQEPGFVEPEHPTTHESPWFAAQHISPEEYAGTYDPDFGQEEPEPGPEQEPVMVPSGPGRERRLGVPGPRATAPRPAPEPAPQAAEPVPTDAEFAEFAGVAYEVFRQYANRETGYPTVEELDIHLADGHGVRYPDSAAVLRKLHPQFKRRFEAEAVEDHIA, encoded by the coding sequence GTGGCCGCGACTCAGCTGACACGGACGCACCGCATCCTGATCGGGGTGGTGGTCGCGGGAGCCGTGGTGATCGCCGGGATCGGGTTCGCGGGTTCGTACGCCGCGGTCCGCGAGCTCGCGCTGCACAAGGGCTTCGGGAACTTCTCCTACGTCTTCCCGGTCGGCGTCGACGCGGGCATCTGTGTGCTGCTCGCGCTCGATCTGCTGCTGACCTGGATGCGCATCCCGTTCCCGCTGCTGCGCCAGACCGCCTGGCTGCTCACGGCCGCCACGATCGCCTTCAACGGCGCCGCGGCCTGGCCGGACCCGCTGGGCGTGGGCATGCACGCGGTGATCCCGGTGCTGTTCGTGGTCTCCGTCGAGGCGGCCCGGCACGCGGTCGGGCGGATCGCCGACATCACCGCCGACAAGCACATGGAGGGCGTCCGCCTCACCCGCTGGCTGCTCTCCCCCATCCCCACCTTCCGGCTGTGGCGCCGGATGAAGCTGTGGGAGCTGCGCAGCTACGAGCAGGTCATCAAGTTGGAGCAGGACCGGCTCGTCTACCGGGCCCGCCTCCAGGCGGTCTACGGCCGCGCCTGGCGGCGCAAGGCTCCCGTCGAGTCCCTGATGCCGCTGCGCCTCGCCAAGTTCGGTGTGCCGCTCGCCGAGACCGCCCCGGCGGGCCTGGCCGCCGCCGGCATCGAGCCGGTGCTCCTGCCGCCCCCGCCGGTGGCGGCCCGCCCCGAGCCGCAGCCGGAGCTGCCCCCCGTCCACGCGCACGCCGGACCCGAGGAGCCCCCGCTCCAGGCTCGGCAGCAGGCGCGGCAGGCGCAGGAGCCGTGGCCCGAGCAGGAGCCCGGTTTCGTCGAGCCTGAGCATCCCACCACGCACGAGAGCCCCTGGTTCGCGGCGCAGCACATCTCGCCCGAGGAGTACGCGGGCACCTACGACCCGGATTTCGGGCAGGAGGAGCCCGAGCCGGGCCCGGAGCAGGAGCCGGTGATGGTCCCCTCGGGCCCCGGCCGTGAGCGCCGTCTCGGGGTCCCGGGACCGCGCGCGACCGCCCCTCGCCCGGCGCCCGAGCCCGCCCCGCAGGCCGCCGAACCGGTCCCCACGGACGCCGAGTTCGCCGAGTTCGCGGGCGTCGCCTATGAGGTCTTCCGCCAGTACGCGAACCGGGAGACCGGCTACCCCACCGTCGAGGAGCTCGACATACACCTCGCGGACGGACACGGCGTGCGCTACCCCGACAGCGCCGCCGTCCTGCGCAAGCTGCACCCCCAGTTCAAGCGGCGCTTCGAGGCCGAGGCCGTCGAGGACCACATCGCCTGA
- a CDS encoding helix-turn-helix domain-containing protein produces MATTESEQFAALLRELKDRSGRSYGVLAGRLHMSTSTLHRYCNGDAVPNEYAPVERLARLCGASPEESVELHRRWILADEARRRARGTTPPQPPAATAAAAESTPENPPGAAPTEPTEPTPPVDAELPAVGPAVAGKRVRRPGLPGRRLSKRTRLALIGAAVVAVAVPVTALATLSDRPSGSGSSSDTVADAGTSTPLGTRSAARPSASASPSPGASGSPSPSGSSAAPSVPGTPVSKGQKKQAPVEGVPLSVGIGSYDWDGPCGKFFLLDQKPGAVPPPPTNEQDRRAWARALGGVDGGELKLELAATGKTQDAVVITGIDVRVVGRQAPLDWTAYSMGSGCGGVVEPQSFDIDLDAAQPVTKPVAGRQADGKVPARDFPFKVSTSDPEVFDLNVHTEAHDVSWYLEVSWSSGDRSDKIRVDDHGKPFHTSAIKGRPAYEYRLDTNVWDHLDIG; encoded by the coding sequence ATGGCGACAACCGAGTCCGAGCAGTTCGCGGCGCTCTTGCGGGAGTTGAAGGACCGCTCCGGACGCAGTTACGGAGTGCTCGCGGGCCGCCTCCACATGAGTACGTCCACGCTCCACCGGTACTGCAACGGCGACGCGGTCCCGAACGAGTACGCCCCAGTGGAGCGGCTCGCCCGGCTGTGCGGGGCGAGCCCCGAGGAGTCCGTCGAGCTGCACCGGCGCTGGATCCTGGCGGACGAGGCGCGGCGCCGCGCACGCGGGACGACCCCGCCCCAGCCCCCCGCCGCTACCGCTGCCGCTGCCGAAAGCACCCCCGAGAACCCGCCCGGGGCCGCGCCCACCGAACCCACCGAACCCACCCCGCCCGTCGACGCCGAGCTGCCCGCCGTCGGGCCGGCCGTGGCCGGGAAGCGGGTGCGCCGGCCAGGGCTGCCCGGAAGGCGGCTCAGCAAGAGGACGCGGCTCGCGCTCATCGGCGCCGCCGTCGTCGCGGTCGCGGTGCCGGTGACAGCGCTCGCCACCCTGTCGGACCGGCCGAGCGGCAGCGGCAGCAGCAGCGACACCGTCGCCGACGCCGGAACGAGTACGCCGCTCGGCACGCGCAGCGCGGCGCGGCCGTCGGCCAGTGCCAGTCCGAGCCCCGGCGCGAGTGGAAGCCCGAGCCCGTCCGGCTCGTCTGCCGCTCCGTCCGTCCCGGGCACCCCGGTGTCCAAGGGGCAGAAGAAGCAGGCGCCCGTGGAGGGCGTTCCGCTGAGCGTCGGCATCGGCTCGTACGACTGGGACGGGCCGTGCGGGAAGTTCTTCCTGCTGGACCAGAAGCCCGGCGCGGTGCCGCCGCCGCCGACCAACGAGCAGGACCGGCGCGCCTGGGCGCGGGCGCTGGGCGGGGTCGACGGCGGGGAGCTGAAACTGGAGCTGGCCGCGACCGGCAAGACCCAGGACGCGGTGGTGATCACCGGGATCGACGTGCGGGTGGTGGGCCGTCAGGCGCCGCTCGACTGGACGGCGTACTCGATGGGTTCGGGATGCGGCGGCGTTGTCGAACCGCAGAGTTTCGACATCGACCTCGACGCGGCCCAGCCGGTCACCAAGCCGGTCGCGGGCCGGCAGGCCGACGGCAAGGTCCCGGCCCGCGACTTCCCCTTCAAGGTGTCCACCAGCGACCCCGAGGTCTTCGACCTGAACGTGCACACCGAGGCGCACGACGTGAGCTGGTACCTGGAGGTCTCCTGGAGCAGCGGCGACCGCTCGGACAAGATCCGCGTGGACGACCACGGCAAGCCGTTCCACACCAGCGCCATCAAGGGCCGCCCGGCGTACGAGTACCGCCTGGACACCAATGTGTGGGACCACCTGGACATCGGGTGA
- a CDS encoding helix-turn-helix domain-containing protein: MASKQPPERHTTTQPTPSPHQAVLDEVGPRLKRLRARRGLTLAALAETTGISKSTLSRLESGQRRPSLELLLPLAHAYGVPLDDLVGAPEVGDPRVRLSPRPHANGGTFVPLTRSPGPLQAYKLVIPDRGAEPELRSHEGYEWLYVLDGRLRLVLGQHDLVLGPGEVAEWDTKVPHWFSSADGRPVEVLSLFGRQGERMHVRAKPKGDGGPVN; the protein is encoded by the coding sequence ATGGCCAGCAAGCAGCCGCCCGAGCGGCACACGACCACACAGCCGACCCCCTCCCCCCACCAGGCCGTGCTCGACGAGGTCGGCCCCCGGCTCAAGCGGCTGCGTGCCCGGCGCGGACTGACCCTGGCCGCGCTCGCCGAGACGACCGGCATCTCCAAGAGCACCCTGTCCCGCCTCGAATCGGGCCAGCGCCGCCCCAGCCTGGAGCTTTTGCTTCCGCTGGCCCACGCGTACGGCGTGCCGCTGGACGATCTGGTGGGCGCGCCCGAGGTCGGCGACCCCCGGGTACGGCTGAGCCCGCGCCCCCACGCGAACGGCGGCACTTTCGTCCCGCTGACCCGCTCGCCCGGCCCCCTCCAGGCGTACAAGCTGGTCATCCCGGACCGGGGCGCCGAGCCGGAGCTCCGCTCGCACGAGGGTTACGAGTGGTTGTACGTCCTGGACGGCCGGCTGCGTCTCGTCCTGGGACAGCACGACCTGGTGCTGGGCCCCGGCGAGGTCGCCGAGTGGGACACCAAGGTCCCGCACTGGTTCAGCAGCGCCGACGGCCGCCCCGTGGAGGTGCTGAGCCTCTTCGGCCGCCAGGGCGAGCGCATGCACGTACGCGCCAAGCCGAAGGGGGACGGTGGCCCCGTCAACTGA
- a CDS encoding MFS transporter, translating to MVRSIDARVPGTATGREGQRSGSGRWALAGLSLSMLLSSLGTSIANVGLPTLAHAFDASFQQVQWVVLAYLLAVTTLIVGAGKLGDLLGRRRLLLSGILLFTVASAACGAAPTLWLLVAGRAAQGLGAAVMMALTMAFVGETVPKERTGRAMGLLGTMSAVGTALGPSLGGVLLSGFGWRAIFYVTVPLGVATLLLARRQLPPGRLELGSSRPAFDHVGTVLLAVALGAYALAMTLGHGRVGPLMGVLLVAAVLAGVLFVRVEKRTASPLVRPAMFRDRALSASLVMSTLVSTVMMATLVVGPFYLTRALGLRDALVGLVLSTGPLVAAVTGVPAGRVVDRWGTYRTTVAGLGASALGCVLLAVSPLSLGVVGYVVPLAVVTAGYAVFQTANNTAVMRGVGVSRRGLVSGVLQLSRNLGLVTGSSVMGAVFALAAGVRDVAVAGEGAVGFGMRVTFGVAAGLLLLALAAAPAARPPRSSPRP from the coding sequence ATGGTGAGATCCATCGACGCGAGGGTGCCCGGGACGGCGACGGGACGCGAGGGGCAGAGGTCGGGTTCGGGGCGGTGGGCGCTCGCCGGGCTTTCGCTGTCGATGCTGCTCTCCTCGCTGGGCACGAGCATCGCCAATGTGGGCCTGCCGACCCTGGCGCACGCCTTCGACGCCTCGTTCCAACAGGTCCAATGGGTCGTGTTGGCCTACCTGTTGGCGGTCACGACGCTGATCGTCGGCGCCGGAAAGCTGGGCGATCTTCTCGGACGCCGACGGCTGCTCCTGTCCGGCATCCTGCTGTTCACCGTGGCCTCGGCGGCGTGCGGGGCCGCGCCCACGCTGTGGCTGCTCGTCGCGGGGCGCGCGGCGCAGGGGCTCGGGGCGGCGGTGATGATGGCCCTGACCATGGCGTTCGTGGGGGAGACGGTCCCCAAGGAGCGGACCGGCCGGGCGATGGGGCTGCTCGGCACGATGTCCGCGGTCGGCACCGCGCTCGGCCCGTCGCTGGGAGGCGTCCTGCTCTCCGGCTTCGGCTGGCGGGCGATCTTCTACGTCACGGTGCCGCTGGGGGTGGCGACGCTGCTGCTGGCGCGCCGCCAACTGCCCCCGGGTCGGCTTGAGTTGGGCTCGTCCCGGCCCGCCTTCGACCACGTGGGTACGGTGCTGCTCGCCGTCGCACTCGGCGCGTACGCGCTGGCCATGACCCTGGGCCACGGGCGCGTCGGCCCGCTCATGGGGGTGCTGCTCGTGGCGGCGGTGCTGGCGGGCGTTCTGTTCGTACGGGTCGAGAAGCGGACGGCTTCCCCGCTGGTGCGGCCGGCCATGTTCCGGGACCGGGCCCTGAGCGCGAGCCTCGTCATGAGCACGCTCGTCTCGACGGTGATGATGGCGACGCTGGTGGTCGGCCCGTTCTACCTCACGCGTGCGCTCGGTCTGCGCGACGCGCTGGTGGGGCTGGTCCTGTCCACGGGGCCGCTCGTCGCGGCGGTGACGGGGGTGCCGGCGGGGCGGGTCGTGGACCGCTGGGGCACGTACCGCACGACGGTGGCGGGGCTCGGGGCGTCGGCGCTCGGCTGCGTGCTGCTGGCCGTGTCGCCTCTGTCCCTTGGCGTAGTGGGTTACGTCGTGCCGCTGGCGGTGGTGACGGCCGGGTACGCGGTGTTCCAGACGGCGAACAACACGGCGGTGATGAGGGGCGTCGGGGTGTCGCGGCGCGGGCTGGTGTCTGGGGTGCTCCAGTTGTCCCGGAACCTGGGGCTGGTTACGGGGTCGTCCGTGATGGGAGCGGTATTTGCTCTCGCGGCGGGGGTTCGGGATGTCGCGGTGGCGGGGGAGGGGGCGGTGGGCTTCGGGATGCGGGTCACGTTCGGGGTGGCGGCGGGGTTGCTGCTGCTCGCCTTGGCGGCGGCGCCGGCGGCCAGGCCTCCGCGCAGTTCCCCGCGCCCCTGA
- a CDS encoding DUF3558 domain-containing protein: protein MHRSAPATPEKAHAPAPRIRLARVLACAAVPVMLVAAGCSSDSGGDKKKDSASASASSSGGKQASASPSLAPAKFKKLPEACQSIGEKSIDKYVPKAKTKAGEVGKTSDPQSQASCTWNGLDDKGVDGSNYRWLDVDFKRYDSTAGLGSGDALAQKQFERAVSGAQGTADAKNVKTSPVSGLGDQATAITFDLKKTDADFRYGVVVVRTANTVVAVDYNGTGYQGADAPSAGDVQDGATTTAKEAVAAVATANNK, encoded by the coding sequence ATGCACCGATCAGCCCCGGCCACCCCCGAAAAGGCCCACGCCCCGGCCCCGCGCATCCGGCTCGCCCGCGTCCTCGCCTGTGCCGCCGTCCCTGTGATGCTCGTCGCAGCGGGCTGCTCCTCCGACTCGGGCGGAGACAAGAAGAAGGACTCCGCCTCGGCCTCGGCGTCGTCCTCCGGCGGCAAGCAGGCCTCGGCCTCGCCGTCGCTCGCGCCCGCCAAGTTCAAGAAGCTTCCCGAGGCCTGCCAGTCGATCGGCGAGAAGTCGATCGACAAGTACGTCCCGAAGGCGAAGACGAAGGCGGGCGAGGTCGGCAAGACCTCCGACCCGCAGTCCCAGGCGAGCTGCACCTGGAACGGCCTCGACGACAAGGGCGTCGACGGCTCGAACTACCGCTGGCTCGACGTCGACTTCAAGCGCTACGACTCCACCGCGGGCCTCGGCAGCGGTGACGCGCTGGCCCAGAAGCAGTTCGAGCGGGCCGTCTCGGGGGCCCAGGGCACGGCCGACGCCAAGAACGTGAAGACCTCGCCCGTCTCCGGCCTCGGCGACCAGGCGACCGCCATCACCTTCGACCTGAAGAAGACCGACGCGGACTTCCGGTACGGCGTCGTCGTGGTGCGCACCGCCAACACCGTGGTCGCCGTCGACTACAACGGCACCGGCTACCAGGGCGCGGACGCCCCCTCGGCGGGCGATGTGCAGGACGGCGCGACCACCACCGCCAAGGAGGCCGTGGCGGCCGTGGCCACCGCGAACAACAAGTAG
- a CDS encoding DUF4232 domain-containing protein, whose amino-acid sequence MRTNFRIAAAATTTLVAALALTACGSGSGSEAGDKPSASASGSASAPATGDPAGAGSGSSGSGSGSGSGPGAGKHSPGTPAKATGKSTKKPASGGTGGGGGTDAPCTGANVKLTATPVSRPINHILLTATNTGKTPCNAYDAPAVAFSNAQSPIAVDKDTIPQAVVSLAPGASAYAMVRTMGEPDGTPSYQAGQVVVFFRGKVGMESTGRSAYAALSKGVAVVDAQATSTYWQPDLSTLASW is encoded by the coding sequence ATGCGCACCAACTTCCGCATCGCCGCCGCCGCGACCACCACGCTCGTCGCCGCCCTCGCCCTGACGGCCTGCGGCAGCGGGTCGGGCTCCGAGGCGGGCGACAAGCCGTCCGCCTCGGCGTCCGGGTCCGCGTCCGCCCCGGCGACGGGTGACCCTGCGGGTGCGGGGTCTGGCTCGTCCGGCTCGGGCTCGGGCTCGGGCTCGGGCCCGGGCGCCGGGAAGCACAGCCCCGGTACGCCGGCTAAGGCGACCGGCAAGTCCACGAAGAAGCCGGCGTCCGGGGGTACGGGTGGTGGGGGTGGCACCGACGCGCCGTGCACCGGCGCCAATGTGAAGCTGACCGCGACGCCGGTGTCGCGCCCGATCAACCACATCCTGCTGACGGCCACCAACACCGGCAAGACGCCGTGCAACGCCTACGACGCGCCTGCGGTCGCCTTCTCCAACGCGCAGTCCCCGATCGCGGTCGACAAGGACACGATTCCGCAGGCGGTGGTGTCGTTGGCGCCGGGGGCGTCGGCGTACGCCATGGTGCGGACGATGGGGGAACCCGACGGGACTCCGTCCTACCAGGCGGGGCAGGTCGTCGTGTTCTTCCGGGGGAAGGTCGGGATGGAGTCGACGGGGCGGTCGGCGTATGCGGCGTTGTCGAAGGGGGTGGCTGTGGTGGATGCCCAGGCGACCTCCACGTACTGGCAGCCCGACCTGTCCACCCTCGCCTCCTGGTAA
- the argS gene encoding arginine--tRNA ligase produces MASVHSLASTVQQRLADALSAALPEAGSTDPLLRRSDRADFQANGILALAKKLKGNPRELATKVTDALAAPDLLKDVEVSGPGFLNITLTDRAIIETLAARAADDRLGVPLKANPGVTVIDYAQPNVAKEMHVGHLRSAVIGDALRGMLDFTGEKTVGRHHIGDWGTQFGMLIQYLIENPGELAPADAVDGEQAMSNLNRVYKASRAVFDSDEEFKERARKRVVALQSGDKETLELWQQFVDESKVYFYSVFEKLDMEIRDDEIVGESAYNDLMPETARLLEESGVAVRSNGALVVFFDEIRGKDDQPVPLIVQKADGGFGYAASDLSAIRNRVTELDATTLIYVVDVRQSLHFKMVFETARRAGWLGDDVTAHNMGYGTVLGADGKPFKTREGETVKLEDLLDEAVERATAVVREKAEKIGLTEEEIVENGRYVGIGAVKYADLSTSANRDYKFDLDQMVSLNGDTSVYLQYAYARIKSILRKADDATPAAHPELELAPAERALGLHLDAFGELLTEATAEYAPHKLAAYLYQLASLFTTFYDQCPVIKPRPEQDVVENRLLLCELTARTLHQGMALLGIRTPERL; encoded by the coding sequence ATGGCCTCGGTCCATTCCCTCGCTTCCACTGTCCAGCAGCGCCTGGCGGACGCCCTTTCGGCTGCCCTGCCGGAGGCCGGCTCCACCGACCCGCTGCTGCGCCGAAGCGACCGGGCCGACTTCCAGGCCAACGGCATCCTGGCCCTCGCCAAGAAGCTGAAGGGCAACCCGCGCGAGCTCGCGACGAAGGTCACCGACGCGCTGGCCGCGCCCGACCTCCTCAAGGACGTCGAGGTGTCCGGCCCCGGCTTCCTCAACATCACGCTCACCGACCGGGCGATCATCGAGACGCTCGCCGCGCGCGCCGCCGACGACCGGCTCGGCGTGCCGCTGAAGGCGAACCCGGGCGTCACCGTCATCGACTACGCCCAGCCCAACGTGGCCAAGGAGATGCACGTCGGCCACCTGCGCTCGGCGGTCATCGGCGACGCGCTGCGGGGCATGCTCGACTTCACCGGCGAGAAGACCGTCGGCCGCCACCACATCGGCGACTGGGGCACCCAGTTCGGCATGCTCATCCAGTACCTGATCGAGAACCCCGGCGAGCTGGCCCCGGCCGACGCCGTCGACGGCGAGCAGGCCATGAGCAACCTGAACCGGGTCTACAAGGCCTCGCGGGCCGTCTTCGACTCCGACGAGGAGTTCAAGGAGCGGGCCCGCAAGCGGGTCGTCGCCCTCCAGTCCGGCGACAAGGAGACCCTGGAACTGTGGCAGCAGTTCGTGGACGAGTCGAAGGTCTACTTCTACTCGGTCTTCGAGAAGCTGGACATGGAGATCCGCGACGACGAGATCGTCGGCGAGTCCGCCTACAACGACCTCATGCCGGAGACGGCGCGGCTCCTTGAGGAGTCCGGCGTCGCCGTGCGCTCCAACGGCGCGCTCGTGGTCTTCTTCGACGAGATCCGGGGCAAGGACGACCAGCCGGTGCCGCTGATCGTGCAGAAGGCCGACGGCGGCTTCGGCTACGCGGCCTCCGACCTCTCGGCGATCCGCAACCGGGTCACCGAGCTGGACGCCACGACGCTGATCTACGTCGTGGACGTACGCCAGTCGCTGCACTTCAAGATGGTCTTCGAGACGGCCCGCCGGGCGGGCTGGCTCGGCGACGACGTCACCGCGCACAACATGGGCTACGGCACGGTGCTCGGCGCGGACGGCAAGCCGTTCAAGACCCGTGAGGGCGAGACGGTCAAGCTGGAGGACCTCCTCGACGAGGCCGTCGAGCGGGCCACCGCCGTCGTGCGCGAGAAGGCCGAGAAGATCGGCCTGACCGAGGAGGAGATCGTCGAGAACGGCCGGTACGTCGGCATCGGCGCAGTCAAGTACGCGGACCTCTCCACCTCGGCCAACCGGGACTACAAGTTCGACCTGGACCAGATGGTGTCGCTCAACGGCGACACCTCCGTCTACCTCCAGTACGCCTACGCCCGGATCAAGTCGATCCTGCGCAAGGCCGACGACGCGACCCCGGCCGCCCACCCCGAGCTCGAACTCGCCCCGGCGGAGCGGGCGTTGGGCCTGCACCTCGACGCGTTCGGCGAGCTGCTCACGGAGGCCACGGCCGAGTACGCGCCGCACAAGCTGGCGGCGTACCTGTACCAGCTCGCCTCGCTGTTCACGACGTTCTACGACCAGTGCCCGGTGATCAAGCCGCGCCCGGAGCAGGACGTCGTCGAGAACCGTCTGCTCCTGTGCGAGCTGACCGCCCGGACGCTGCACCAGGGCATGGCGCTGCTCGGCATCCGGACCCCCGAGCGCCTCTAG
- a CDS encoding DUF3558 domain-containing protein: MQRKAYVPGLALLVALASGCSAASGSDGSTTDSKAGVPKTAVAPPGKYRTLPEPCRAVNKGVLEDMLPGAASLTDADAAKELAGSADLTYDTDRRVGCRWKDEASEAVRRLTVDFERVVSYDPTVSDDDRTKELYAKKESAAHLPAPQSASPSPAATRTPSPTGAPPGATPSGATPSVPAGPPTGAPSSASPSNSAGKDGKEGLQPRRLSGLGDAAFLDDVSSPSGTDGGSAAGQRTVTVVFRTSNVLVSIEYTAQATGSAAVPDSKELQEQAQALAGKLVEQFSE, from the coding sequence GTGCAGCGAAAGGCGTACGTGCCTGGTCTCGCGCTCCTGGTGGCGCTCGCTTCCGGCTGCTCAGCCGCCTCCGGGAGCGACGGCTCGACCACCGACTCCAAAGCGGGCGTGCCGAAGACGGCGGTCGCGCCGCCCGGCAAGTACCGCACCCTGCCCGAGCCCTGCCGGGCCGTGAACAAGGGCGTCCTGGAGGACATGCTGCCGGGGGCCGCCTCCCTGACCGACGCCGACGCCGCGAAGGAGCTCGCCGGCTCCGCCGACCTCACCTACGACACCGACCGCCGGGTCGGCTGCCGCTGGAAGGACGAGGCGTCCGAGGCGGTGCGCAGGCTCACGGTCGACTTCGAGCGGGTCGTCTCCTACGACCCCACGGTCAGCGACGACGACCGGACCAAGGAGCTGTACGCGAAGAAGGAGAGCGCGGCGCACCTGCCCGCCCCCCAGAGCGCCTCACCCTCGCCGGCCGCCACCAGAACCCCGAGCCCGACCGGCGCGCCCCCGGGCGCCACACCTTCGGGCGCCACACCTTCCGTCCCGGCCGGGCCGCCCACCGGCGCCCCGTCCTCGGCGAGCCCCTCGAACAGCGCCGGAAAGGACGGGAAGGAGGGCCTCCAGCCGCGCCGGCTCAGCGGGCTCGGCGACGCCGCGTTCCTCGACGACGTATCGTCCCCGTCCGGCACCGACGGCGGTTCGGCGGCCGGACAACGTACCGTCACAGTGGTCTTCCGTACGTCCAACGTCCTGGTGTCCATCGAGTACACCGCCCAGGCCACGGGATCCGCCGCGGTCCCCGACAGCAAGGAGCTGCAAGAGCAGGCCCAGGCCCTGGCCGGCAAGCTCGTCGAGCAGTTCAGCGAATAA